Genomic segment of Mercurialis annua linkage group LG6, ddMerAnnu1.2, whole genome shotgun sequence:
TTGCgtaattttatcaaacacctTAACTGCATTACTCTTTGGAGAAACGAACTCACAATCTATCGTTTTTGCTTCTCTGTTTTGTAAATTTGGGAACAGTCAGTTACACTGCATACCAATCTTGGCGACATTAAGTGCGAAATCGCTTGCGATGAGGTACCCAAGACCGCCGAGGTTAGTGAATTAAGTTTAATCATAATTTACCCAGTGAAATCAAACTCAATTATGTGCATAATTTGGAGTTCTAAATTGGGATTTGATTAGAATTAGAATCCGTCAGCTTTATAAGGTTTTCGTAGGCTATGTATTGTTTGCTGATGTTGTGTTCTTGTTGTACTAGTTTGTTTAACTTGAATGATATCACTGTTCCGAATTGAAAACTTCGTATAGCTTTTAATTGTCGCTTGTTTTCGGGATATCTATAATTCACAGCAGTGGAGAATAGATTAGACAGAACCCAATGTTTAAGTTCTGACCCCAGTTTATGTATTTACTGACCCTGTACTTGTCTTTACCTTGTTTGGATGTAGAATTTTCTGGCACTTTGCGGTAGTGGCTATTATGACGGAACTATATTTCATCGAAATATCAAAGGTTTCATGATTCAAGGCGGAGACCCAACAGGTACGGGCAAAGGTGGAACTAGTATATGGGGCAAGAAGTTCAATGACGAATTTAGAGAGTCCCTTAAGGTATTTATAATGGAAATGTGATAGCACGTAATTAATTTTGTATGCAACATTTGCTGATAATGACCGCACGTATCAATTTTAGCAACTGCAGCTTTTATAATGACGATGCTATATGTTTTTTCTTGTTTACAGCATAATGCGAGAGGTATACTCTCAATGGCTAACAGCGGGCCTAATACTAACGGAAGCCAATTCTTTTTAACTTACGCAAAGCAACCCCATCTCAATGGACTATACACTATATTTGGCAAAGTAATTCATGGCTTTGAAGTCCTTGATCTCATGGAGAAggtatgttatattaattgttcctttttttcttttgaaggtGCCATAACTATGAGACTTAGACGACTATATTTCTGTTCAATCCCTTATGTTCGTTTACTTGTGTTATGGGCAATATGTTTCAACTTCAAGTATTTAGTTGCATAAGTCCTTAATATAATGATCAATGTTCGAGATACTTCTTTTTTGCTAATTCCTACGAAGCAATTGGTACTAATCAGCGGAAAAGAATCAATTTTAATAGTTCTCTGTGGCTGAGGTAGCAACTAAATCAACTAAATCTGTTCAACTTCATTTTCTTTTCCAGTCCAGACCTAAAACAACATAACTCTGTAAATGTTTAATACCAATTGTTAAATTTGCTTATCAATTTAACATTGTGGATTCCTATTCGCGTTTTGTGTAGACTCAAACAGGAGCTGGAGACCGACCTCTTGCCGAGATAAGGATGAACAGAGTCACAATACACGCTAATCCACTTGCTGGCTAGTTCCAATATCCGGACTCCAGTCTGATGTATGCTCATTGTTTACAATTGAGTATCCAGATAAAATGAGACTGTTGATGTTAGTTATACATCAGCATTTTGTTCAAATCCATGAATGTAGTACTCTCTGTGTTTTTGGGATAATTACTTACTTACTATGTCCTCCTTTACGCTTGCCAAATTACATTAGGCAGTCGCTTAATATATACTACTAAACTTACTTACCCTTATTGAAATGTAGTTgtaaatttgcatttttttagtgttttgtgtttgttttttaatgttttctatCATATTTAATGAGAGTATATACAACAATGGGGTGTCTATAATTTAGGATGAATAGATTTTATATACTGCCCATCAAATTAGGACGGAGAGAATATATAGAATTATAGATATCATTGGctttatatgttatataattattagtgTCCTCCA
This window contains:
- the LOC126686013 gene encoding peptidyl-prolyl cis-trans isomerase CYP18-1 encodes the protein MSVTLHTNLGDIKCEIACDEVPKTAENFLALCGSGYYDGTIFHRNIKGFMIQGGDPTGTGKGGTSIWGKKFNDEFRESLKHNARGILSMANSGPNTNGSQFFLTYAKQPHLNGLYTIFGKVIHGFEVLDLMEKTQTGAGDRPLAEIRMNRVTIHANPLAG